A window of Rhododendron vialii isolate Sample 1 chromosome 11a, ASM3025357v1 contains these coding sequences:
- the LOC131308289 gene encoding probable prolyl 4-hydroxylase 9, with amino-acid sequence MKSKGKRIGGFNSKLGLPAIFILCLLFFLAGLFGSNLLSQDEPSDGSGPRLLESVAEDDRSVPHGETGEPGIASIPFQVLSWKPRALLFPNFATPEQCQSIIQMARSKLKPSSLALRKGETAESTKGIRTSSGTFISASEDATGILKEVEQKIAKATMFPRSHGEAFNILRYEIGQRYVSHYDAFNPAEYGTQKSQRIASFLLYLSDVEEGGETMFPYENGSNMHMGYDYEKCIGLKVKPRQGDGLLFYSLFLNGTIDKTSLHGSCPVIKGEKWVATKWIRDQEQDD; translated from the exons ATGAAAtcgaaaggaaaaagaattggGGGTTTCAATTCCAAATTAGGGTTGCCGGCCATCTTCATCCTATGCCTTCTCTTTTTCCTCGCCGGCCTCTTCGGTTCAAATCTCCTTTCTCAG GATGAGCCTAGTGATGGATCGGGGCCCAGATTGCTTGAATCAGTTGCAGAAGACGACCGTTCGGTGCCCCATGGAGAAACTGGGGAGCCTGGGATTGCTTCCATTCCCTTTCAG GTGTTGAGCTGGAAACCACGAGCActtctttttcccaattttgCTACACCAGAACAATGCCAAAGCATAATCCAAATGGCAAGGTCAAAGCTTAAACCGTCAAGCCTGGCTTTGCGGAAGGGAGAAACTGCCGAGAGCACCAAAGGAATAAGAACAAG CTCAGGCACATTTATCAGTGCATCAGAGGATGCAACTGGAATTTTGAAAGAAGTTGAGCAAAAAATTGCAAAGGCTACAATGTTCCCAAGGAGCCACGGGGAG GCATTCAATATTTTACGCTATGAGATAGGACAGAGATATGTTTCCCATTACGATGCATTCAACCCAGCTGAGTATGGCACGCAAAAGAGCCAAAGG ATTGCTTCCTTCCTGTTGTACTTATCTGATGTGGAAGAAGGTGGGGAGACCATGTTCCCTTATGAG AATGGCTCAAACATGCATATGGGCTATGACTACGAAAAGTGCATCGGTCTGAAAGTGAAGCCACGCCAAGGGGATGGACTTCTGTTTTACTCATTGTTCTTGAATGGCACAATTGACAAG
- the LOC131308287 gene encoding probable E3 ubiquitin-protein ligase RHY1A produces the protein MTSASELFYTRRSSRLNPRNSLDLELDGDRIFHHHSLGNGSTRRHHHFHHHHSTLQNHSNSINNNTRRDHRHDADGCDPLRRSPLVRHQPSPRPSASERDTVPLEEGSNQLSSGNIINLDNLGGIPNSHRLNGNDRLPGAVLLARERLLERLRSVSLSRNRRNNRASPAFNRTDLILGDDYSLIDAGDWETDNSGEWLAGGPLITDSAPQIEQLLVPPQRTTKRPPGLTQVELNCLQLEVFNQSKCSVEGEILRASRECSICLESFVEGDELMCLPCAHRFHSSCLDPWVRTCGDCPYCRRGVVYK, from the exons ATGACGAGCGCTTCGGAGCTGTTCTACACCAGGAGGTCGTCGCGCCTGAACCCCCGCAACAGTCTCGACCTAGAGCTTGACGGTGATCGAATTTTCCACCACCACAGCCTCGGCAACGGCAGCACTCGCCgacaccaccacttccaccaccatcactcaaCCCTCCAAAATCACAGCAACAGCATCAACAACAATACTCGTCGCGATCATCGTCACGATGCGGACGGCTGTGATCCCCTCCGTCGATCCCCCCTAGTCAGGCATCAGCCTTCTCCTCGCCCTTCCGCTTCG GAGCGCGATACAGTTCCTCTTGAAGAAGGAAGCAACCAATTATCCTCTGGAAACATCATCAATTTGGACAATTTGGGTGGCATACCGAACAGCCATAGATTAAACGGGAATGACAGGCTTCCTGGAGCTGTACTACTTGCAAGGGAAAGGCTACTTGAGAGATTGAGAAGTGTGTCTCTATCAAGAAACAG GCGAAACAATAGGGCTTCACCAGCTTTCAATCGCACCGATCTCATATTAGGAGACGACTATAGCCTCATTGATGCAGGGGATTGGGAGACTGACAATTCGGGTGAGTGGCTAGCCGGAGGCCCGCTCATCACTGACTCAGCACCTCAAATAGAGCAGCTGTTAGTGCCGCCACAACGAACAACCAAGAGACCTCCTGGGCTCACTCAGGTGGAACTCAACTGTTTACAGCTGGAGGTTTTCAATCAATCCAAATGCAGTGTTGAAGGGGAAATTTTGCGGGCATCACGCGAATGCAGTATCTGTCTAGAGAGTTTTGTGGAAGGAGATGAGCTGATGTGTTTGCCATGTGCGCATAGGTTCCACTCCAGTTGTTTGGATCCCTGGGTTCGGACTTGTGGGGATTGCCCATACTGTCGAAGGGGCGTAGTTTATAAGTAA